In Legionella sp. PATHC035, a genomic segment contains:
- a CDS encoding MFS transporter, translating into MSTSRIVAWFVWIVASIFYAYQYVLRVMPNIMMDDITSRFHIDATVFGQFSGVYYLGYSLMHLPIGIMLDRYGPRKVMTLCILLPVVGLLPLIFADHWAYPLIGRALIGIGSSAAILGTFKIIRMTFKEQHFSRMLSFSVMIGLIGAVYGGGPVSYMCHAVGYKMVVEVFIAVGLILACITYFIVPDEKPAYQASALANIKTVFTNKKVILLCFFAGLMLGPLEGFSDVWGSGFLKQVYGLNTSTANYLPSMIFIGMCFGSPILSLIAEKTGYYLGTIIAAGITMFVVFSLLIAGMLTVSSITISFILVGMCCAYQILAIYKVSTFVPEHLAGLTTAIANMIIMIFGYAFHSVIGFVINANGGIREANAFVYGVGVIPVTLAMGVIGFLFLTYRENYGSAKLYPVESPT; encoded by the coding sequence ATGTCTACATCACGAATTGTTGCCTGGTTTGTATGGATTGTTGCCTCCATATTCTATGCCTATCAATATGTTCTCAGAGTAATGCCCAATATCATGATGGATGATATCACATCACGATTTCACATTGATGCGACAGTCTTTGGGCAGTTTTCTGGTGTTTATTATCTTGGTTATTCTTTAATGCATTTGCCCATTGGGATTATGCTGGATCGTTATGGTCCACGAAAAGTGATGACTTTATGCATTTTGCTTCCTGTTGTTGGATTGTTACCCCTTATTTTTGCTGACCATTGGGCCTATCCTCTTATAGGAAGGGCGCTCATTGGTATTGGCTCTTCAGCTGCAATTTTGGGGACATTTAAAATAATACGGATGACGTTCAAGGAACAGCATTTTTCTCGAATGCTCAGTTTTTCTGTGATGATAGGACTGATAGGAGCTGTTTATGGTGGTGGTCCTGTGAGTTATATGTGTCATGCAGTGGGTTATAAAATGGTAGTCGAAGTATTCATTGCTGTTGGACTCATTCTTGCTTGCATCACTTATTTTATTGTACCTGACGAGAAACCTGCTTATCAGGCCTCAGCCCTTGCAAATATTAAAACCGTGTTTACCAACAAAAAAGTAATTTTGCTCTGTTTCTTTGCTGGATTGATGCTCGGTCCGCTTGAAGGTTTTTCTGATGTATGGGGTTCTGGTTTTTTAAAACAGGTCTACGGTTTGAATACATCGACAGCAAATTATTTGCCTTCAATGATTTTCATAGGAATGTGTTTTGGCTCGCCGATTTTAAGTTTAATCGCGGAAAAAACAGGGTATTACCTCGGAACGATTATTGCCGCAGGCATAACCATGTTCGTGGTCTTTAGCTTACTTATTGCTGGAATGTTAACCGTATCCAGTATTACGATATCCTTTATATTGGTTGGAATGTGTTGCGCTTATCAAATCTTGGCGATTTATAAAGTCTCAACTTTTGTGCCAGAGCACCTTGCAGGTTTGACTACGGCGATTGCGAATATGATCATCATGATTTTTGGCTATGCCTTTCATTCAGTGATTGGTTTTGTCATCAATGCAAATGGCGGTATTCGTGAAGCAAATGCCTTTGTTTACGGAGTAGGCGTTATTCCTGTTACCCTGGCAATGGGGGTTATTGGTTTCCTGTTTCTGACGTATCGGGAGAATTATGGCAGTGCAAAACTTTATCCTGTAGAGTCTCCTACTTAA
- the argE gene encoding acetylornithine deacetylase gives MNTLDWLKKLIALDTTSRNSNLSLIETLANALNDHQINPILIHDDKGVKANLLASIPSRYGRLDGGLILSGHTDTVPVDGQTWDSDPFQATVKDEKVFGRGACDMKGFIAVVMNLIPQFKTLNLDFPIHFAFSYDEEIGCLGAPSLIERMTQLNYKPQACIVGEPTSMKPVIGHKGIQCYRCHIHGVAAHSSLTPQGCNAIEHAASLITYLRTIAHHLKSQGHRDGAYDVPYTTISTNLIQGGNAYNTIPSLCEFIFEIRNLVADNPDELHQQIVEYIETQLLPTLRKEQLNTNITLERLANAPGLDTPPSEPIVRAAQLICDNEQLLKVAYATEAGLFQNAKIPTIVCGPGSIEHAHRANEFVSLEQLHRCEQFIVKFLHSPFLNSVN, from the coding sequence ATGAATACTCTGGATTGGTTAAAAAAACTGATTGCATTGGATACCACTTCTCGCAATTCCAATTTATCGCTAATAGAAACCCTGGCCAATGCCTTGAATGATCATCAGATTAATCCTATTTTAATTCATGATGACAAAGGAGTTAAAGCCAATTTACTTGCATCGATCCCAAGTCGCTATGGTCGACTCGATGGAGGACTTATTTTATCTGGACATACAGATACGGTTCCTGTTGATGGGCAAACGTGGGATAGCGATCCCTTTCAGGCAACGGTAAAAGACGAAAAAGTCTTCGGCCGCGGGGCTTGTGATATGAAAGGTTTTATTGCAGTAGTCATGAATCTCATCCCGCAATTTAAAACACTCAATCTTGATTTCCCAATACACTTTGCTTTTTCTTATGATGAAGAAATTGGTTGCCTTGGTGCACCAAGCCTTATTGAGAGAATGACACAGCTCAATTATAAACCGCAAGCCTGTATTGTAGGTGAACCCACTTCGATGAAACCGGTAATCGGGCATAAGGGAATACAATGCTATCGTTGTCACATTCATGGTGTAGCAGCTCATTCATCTTTGACACCTCAGGGTTGTAATGCCATAGAACATGCTGCATCATTAATTACATATCTACGCACTATCGCGCATCACCTTAAATCTCAAGGACATCGTGATGGAGCTTATGATGTACCGTATACAACGATATCTACAAATCTCATTCAGGGTGGAAATGCGTACAATACGATACCTAGCTTGTGTGAGTTTATTTTTGAAATTAGAAACTTGGTAGCAGATAATCCCGATGAACTTCATCAACAAATTGTTGAATATATAGAAACTCAGCTGCTACCCACACTTCGTAAGGAACAATTGAACACCAACATTACTTTAGAAAGGCTTGCGAATGCTCCTGGGTTAGATACTCCCCCATCAGAACCAATTGTTCGCGCCGCTCAATTAATTTGTGACAATGAACAGCTGCTTAAAGTGGCTTATGCTACCGAAGCAGGATTATTTCAAAATGCGAAAATACCGACGATTGTTTGTGGTCCAGGGAGCATTGAACATGCTCATCGTGCCAATGAATTTGTTTCACTGGAACAATTGCATCGTTGCGAACAATTCATTGTAAAATTTCTACACTCACCATTCCTTAATTCAGTTAATTAG
- a CDS encoding AMP-binding protein: MITKNLIYSNRFNGVQNPTLVLANKSVSCDELENIANGFAHFLTETGLEGERIVFMLPNSVEIISIYLGCFKAGCIAMPINRRYAPPVPYLKELEALHNSSASVFS, translated from the coding sequence ATGATCACTAAAAACTTAATTTATTCAAATAGGTTTAATGGTGTGCAAAATCCCACTCTCGTATTGGCAAATAAAAGTGTTTCCTGTGACGAGTTGGAAAACATTGCAAATGGTTTTGCTCATTTTTTAACTGAGACGGGACTTGAGGGCGAACGTATTGTGTTTATGCTGCCTAATAGTGTTGAAATCATCTCTATTTATCTCGGTTGTTTTAAAGCAGGTTGTATTGCGATGCCTATAAATCGTCGTTATGCTCCTCCTGTACCTTATCTCAAAGAACTCGAAGCTCTGCATAACTCATCAGCTTCTGTCTTTTCATAG
- a CDS encoding Lrp/AsnC family transcriptional regulator, translating to MDRTDKKILDILQSNCQINNQELADMVALSPSPCLRRVKLLEDQGYIKKKVALLEPEKIGLKLSVIVLVGLNSHQPSVMNQFEEEVRFLPEIVQCYLITGQSADYVLKVIVPDLNAYQSFLLDKLTRINGVTSVQSSFILRTICETTTLPLDHLD from the coding sequence ATGGACCGTACAGATAAAAAAATTCTTGATATCCTGCAATCCAATTGCCAAATTAACAACCAAGAACTTGCTGACATGGTGGCTTTATCTCCTTCCCCTTGTCTTCGCCGAGTTAAGTTGTTAGAAGATCAGGGGTACATCAAGAAAAAGGTTGCCCTTCTTGAACCTGAAAAAATAGGTTTAAAATTATCCGTGATTGTTTTGGTTGGATTAAACAGTCATCAGCCTTCCGTGATGAATCAGTTTGAAGAAGAGGTGCGTTTTCTTCCTGAAATAGTTCAGTGTTATTTAATCACCGGACAATCAGCAGATTACGTATTGAAAGTGATTGTACCTGATCTCAATGCCTATCAATCTTTTTTATTAGATAAACTAACACGTATCAATGGGGTAACCAGCGTACAATCCAGTTTTATATTGAGAACCATTTGCGAGACAACAACGCTGCCATTAGATCATCTTGACTAG